In Nicotiana tabacum cultivar K326 chromosome 17, ASM71507v2, whole genome shotgun sequence, one DNA window encodes the following:
- the LOC142171915 gene encoding putative purine permease 4 gives MDNARATPIVYHNASHIVSLVLSTQLTFTLITSVIIVKQKITFANLNCVILLTVSSVLLALGSSHDKPRGLTKGKYFIGFFSTVGAGLLFALYLPIMEKIYRKVYCYAMVVEMQLVMEIAATTLSTVGMVAGGGFSEMKTESIKVFDLGAKAYWLTVGFNVVTWQLCFMGTAGMVFLTTSLTGGVCMTALMGINVLGGVLVYGDHFGGFKAVSTLLCLWGFCSYIYGIYIKTKEEENKIDNSNSREKMSSSDCQPQFMELAEIVTHNA, from the coding sequence TTTCTCTGGTTTTGTCTACTCAACTAACCTTCACTCTCATCACTTCTGTGATTATCGTCAAGCAGAAAATCACGTTTGCAAATTTGAACTGCGTGATTCTACTTACGGTTAGTTCAGTCCTCTTAGCCTTAGGTTCAAGCCACGACAAGCCACGTGGCTTGACAAAGGGAAAATACTTCATAGGATTTTTCTCAACTGTGGGTGCGGGATTGTTATTCGCTCTTTATCTCCCAATCATGGAGAAGATATACCGAAAAGTTTACTGCTACGCCATGGTTGTAGAAATGCAGCTGGTGATGGAGATAGCGGCGACGACGTTGTCCACAGTCGGAATGGTGGCGGGCGGCGGCTTCTCGGAGATGAAGACGGAGAGCATAAAAGTGTTCGATTTGGGTGCAAAGGCTTACTGGCTGACGGTTGGGTTTAATGTGGTGACGTGGCAGTTGTGCTTCATGGGTACTGCCGGAATGGTGTTCTTAACGACGTCGTTGACCGGAGGTGTGTGCATGACGGCGTTAATGGGGATAAATGTGTTGGGAGGGGTGTTAGTTTACGGTGATCATTTTGGTGGATTCAAAGCAGTTTCCACTTTACTCTGCCTCTGGGGATTTTGTTCTTATATTTACGGCATTTATATCAAAACGAAAGAGGAAGAAAACAAGATTGACAATTCAAATTCCAGAGAGAAGATGAGTAGTAGTGATTGTCAACCTCAGTTCATGGAACTAGCAGAGATTGTTACGCATAACGCCTGA
- the LOC107788609 gene encoding putative purine permease 4: MDNARATPIVYHNASHIVSLVLSTQLAFTLITSVIIVKQKIMFANLNCVILLTVSSVLLALGSSHDKPRGLTKGKYFIGFFSTVGAGLLFALYLPIMEKIYRKVYCYAMVVEMQLVMEIAATALSTVGMVAGGGFSEMKTESIKVFDLGAKAYWLTVGFNVVTWQLCFMGTAGMVFLTTSLTGGVCMTALMGINVLGGVLVYGDHFGGFKAVSTLLCLWGFCSYIYGIYIKTKEEENKIDNSNSREKMSSSDCQPQFMELAEIVTHNA; the protein is encoded by the exons atggataatgcACGTGCCACTCCCATCGTCTACCATAATGCATCTCACATCG TTTCTCTTGTTTTGTCTACTCAACTAGCCTTCACTCTCATCACTTCCGTGATTATCGTCAAGCAGAAAATCATGTTTGCAAATTTGAACTGCGTGATTCTACTTACGGTTAGTTCAGTCCTCTTAGCCTTAGGTTCAAGCCACGACAAGCCACGTGGCTTGACAAAGGGAAAATACTTCATAGGATTTTTCTCAACTGTGGGTGCGGGATTGTTATTCGCTCTTTATCTCCCAATCATGGAGAAGATATACCGAAAAGTTTACTGCTACGCCATGGTTGTAGAAATGCAGCTGGTGATGGAGATAGCGGCGACGGCGTTGTCCACAGTCGGAATGGTGGCGGGCGGCGGCTTCTCGGAGATGAAGACGGAGAGCATAAAAGTGTTCGATTTGGGTGCAAAGGCTTACTGGCTGACGGTTGGGTTTAATGTGGTAACGTGGCAGTTGTGCTTCATGGGTACTGCCGGAATGGTGTTCTTAACGACGTCGTTGACCGGAGGTGTGTGCATGACGGCGTTAATGGGGATAAATGTGTTGGGAGGGGTGTTAGTTTACGGTGATCATTTTGGTGGATTCAAAGCAGTTTCCACTTTACTCTGCCTCTGGGGATTTTGTTCTTATATTTACGGCATTTATATCAAAACGAAAGAGGAAGAAAACAAGATTGACAATTCAAATTCCAGAGAGAAGATGAGTAGTAGTGATTGTCAACCTCAGTTCATGGAACTAGCAGAGATTGTTACGCATAACGCCTGA
- the LOC107788611 gene encoding putative purine permease 4, whose protein sequence is MELSSVQQPPALNQHRQEQEQDDEAAASFSRSLVKMHDKEQETGRNRYYMILLGINYMCLFVGSVSSSLLSKFYFNHKGGSRWVSTWVQCAGFPLLLFPIYLFKICTHRKPFTGFTPKILCLSICIGFLLGINNLLFSWGNSYLPVSTNSLVLSTQLAFTLITSVIIVKQKITFANLNCVILLTVSSVLLALGSSHDKPRGLTKGKYFIGFFSTVGAGLLFALYLPIMEKIYRKVYCYAMVIEMQLVMEIAATALSTVGMVAGGGFSEMKTESIKVFDLGAKAYWLTVGFNVVTWQLCFMGTAGMVFLTTSLTGGVCMTALMGINVLGGVLVYGDHFGGFKAVSTLLCLWGFCSYIYGIYIKTKEEENKIDNSNSREKMSSSDYA, encoded by the coding sequence ATGGAGTTGTCATCAGTTCAACAACCACCAGCGCTTAACCAACACCGACAGGAGCAAGAGCAAGATGATGAGGCTGCAGCAAGTTTTAGCAGATCACTGGTGAAAATGCATGATAAGGAGCAAGAAACAGGCCGTAACCGTTATTACATGATTTTGTTGGGAATCAACTACATGTGTCTCTTTGTTGGTTCTGTCTCGTCAAGTTTGCTTTCAAAATTCTATTTCAATCACAAAGGTGGCAGTAGATGGGTTTCCACTTGGGTACAATGTGCTGGCTTTCCTCTCCTTCTCTTCCCTATTTACCTCTTCAAAATTTGCACCCATAGAAAACCATTCACTGGGTTCACTCCTAAAATCTTGTGCCTCTCCATTTGCATCGGCTTTTTGTTAGGTATCAACAACCTTCTCTTTTCTTGGGGAAATTCTTATCTTCCCGTTTCAACAAATTCTCTGGTTTTGTCTACTCAACTAGCCTTCACTCTCATCACTTCCGTGATTATCGTCAAGCAGAAAATCACGTTTGCAAATTTGAACTGCGTGATTCTACTTACGGTTAGTTCAGTCCTCTTAGCCTTAGGTTCAAGCCACGACAAGCCACGTGGCTTGACAAAGGGAAAATACTTCATAGGATTTTTCTCAACTGTGGGTGCGGGATTGTTATTCGCTCTTTATCTCCCAATCATGGAGAAGATATACCGAAAAGTTTACTGCTACGCCATGGTTATAGAAATGCAGCTGGTGATGGAGATAGCGGCGACGGCGTTGTCCACAGTCGGAATGGTGGCGGGCGGCGGCTTCTCGGAGATGAAGACGGAGAGCATAAAAGTGTTCGATTTGGGTGCAAAGGCTTACTGGCTGACGGTTGGGTTTAATGTGGTGACGTGGCAGTTGTGCTTCATGGGTACTGCCGGAATGGTGTTCTTAACGACGTCGTTGACCGGAGGTGTGTGCATGACGGCGTTAATGGGGATAAATGTGTTGGGAGGGGTGTTAGTTTACGGTGATCATTTTGGTGGATTCAAAGCAGTTTCCACTTTACTCTGCCTCTGGGGATTTTGTTCTTATATTTACGGCATTTATATCAAAACGAAAGAGGAAGAAAACAAGATTGACAATTCAAATTCCAGAGAGAAGATGAGTAGTAGTGATTACGCATAA